A single region of the Candidatus Hadarchaeales archaeon genome encodes:
- a CDS encoding Nre family DNA repair protein, with the protein MEASWLSDILPKSILSQLSVVKPAIRRSVSLCLLCRGGRGLCGKKSCPVLLRVQYLAKTSLRITSPEIHGSSPPGVFVGRIGYPKVYVGPMVPPFTGDTAILDTPERWLGKELQEIVDYRFALIRGKVRADVHSTESEFIRQMQELAMGKSPAESEVVLERIPKMILTLGSDIQPFGPSAPMKNFHLCSNIYTDWRIEKAHADKDLRAAEAVIELYERGVMVSAIQRTFSLGMFGLKSQRKLVPTRWSITAVDSIISQHLIEKIKEFPTIDEFRVYTFSHMDNRFAAILMPEKKWSFEWIEAWFPGTTWNPEKIGRPAVMGDYETYEGRTTYPDIGGCYYACRLAVAESLANERRQASALVMREIHPGYLLPVGVWFVRECVRKMLSQPPAVFDNFASALRHAMSSLTISLDDWVRASYLLRRSLFQKRITEFLRK; encoded by the coding sequence ATGGAAGCAAGCTGGCTCTCTGACATTCTGCCCAAAAGTATACTTTCTCAGTTATCTGTGGTCAAACCAGCCATTCGAAGATCCGTCTCTCTTTGTCTTCTCTGCAGAGGAGGACGCGGACTTTGTGGAAAGAAAAGTTGTCCAGTTCTGCTCAGAGTCCAATATTTGGCCAAAACTTCGCTGAGAATAACTTCGCCAGAGATTCACGGTTCATCTCCACCAGGCGTCTTCGTTGGCAGGATAGGTTACCCGAAAGTCTACGTCGGGCCGATGGTTCCGCCATTCACCGGCGATACGGCTATACTCGATACGCCGGAACGATGGCTCGGAAAGGAACTGCAGGAAATCGTAGATTACCGGTTTGCGCTTATAAGAGGAAAAGTCCGTGCCGATGTGCATTCAACCGAGAGCGAGTTCATCAGACAGATGCAAGAGCTCGCCATGGGTAAATCTCCAGCCGAATCTGAGGTGGTTCTTGAGAGGATTCCCAAAATGATTCTTACGCTGGGTAGCGACATTCAGCCATTTGGTCCTTCAGCCCCGATGAAAAATTTTCATCTTTGTTCGAACATTTACACCGATTGGCGGATAGAAAAAGCTCACGCGGATAAAGATTTGCGGGCTGCCGAGGCCGTGATAGAACTTTATGAACGCGGAGTCATGGTAAGCGCTATCCAGAGAACCTTCAGTTTGGGAATGTTTGGTCTGAAATCGCAGAGAAAGCTCGTTCCGACTAGGTGGAGCATAACAGCTGTTGATTCAATAATCTCCCAGCATCTTATCGAGAAAATAAAGGAGTTTCCGACTATAGACGAGTTCAGGGTCTATACTTTCTCTCATATGGACAACAGGTTTGCGGCTATTTTGATGCCAGAGAAGAAATGGAGCTTTGAATGGATTGAAGCCTGGTTCCCTGGAACAACATGGAATCCAGAAAAAATCGGCCGTCCAGCTGTGATGGGAGACTACGAAACCTATGAAGGTCGAACAACATATCCGGACATTGGCGGTTGTTATTATGCTTGCAGACTGGCGGTAGCCGAGAGTCTTGCAAATGAGAGAAGGCAAGCGTCGGCCCTCGTCATGCGCGAAATTCATCCGGGTTATCTTCTCCCAGTCGGCGTTTGGTTTGTAAGGGAATGTGTCAGAAAAATGCTCTCACAGCCACCAGCTGTTTTTGACAATTTTGCGAGCGCCTTGCGTCATGCGATGAGCAGTCTCACGATTTCTTTGGACGACTGGGTGAGAGCAAGTTACCTACTGCGTCGCTCGCTGTTTCAGAAGAGAATTACGGAGTTTTTGAGAAAATGA
- a CDS encoding DNA-directed RNA polymerase subunit H: MAEIEITKHRLVPKHEVLSQEEAKEVLERYRVEPHQLPLLLSSDPVAKAIGAKPGDIVKITRKSPTAGEIVIYRYVVEG, from the coding sequence ATGGCAGAGATAGAAATAACAAAACACAGACTGGTGCCGAAACATGAAGTTCTCAGTCAGGAGGAGGCAAAAGAAGTGCTTGAGCGATATCGGGTAGAGCCCCATCAGCTCCCCCTACTCCTAAGTAGTGATCCGGTTGCTAAGGCGATAGGAGCAAAGCCAGGTGACATAGTGAAGATAACTAGAAAAAGTCCAACAGCCGGTGAAATAGTGATTTATAGATACGTTGTGGAGGGATAG
- a CDS encoding OB-fold nucleic acid binding domain-containing protein, with the protein MYFPAYKVKAEDLLFGKVEVSEESGLSLITPWGIKIKRARLLGTVVDKYVKTDGTYGVINVDDGSGVIRVKVWREDLKMIENIKEGDIVDVIGRIKERDGEVYITPDVIIKVTDPNFEILRELEILEERWRLLKSGKKPNEEISLKERIVEVLRREKKRMGVEEISKLLEAPMDEIERLLRELLAEGKIVESEVGKFEVI; encoded by the coding sequence ATGTATTTCCCGGCATATAAAGTGAAAGCGGAAGACCTTCTGTTTGGAAAAGTTGAGGTCTCCGAGGAATCCGGACTTTCACTGATCACTCCTTGGGGAATAAAAATAAAAAGAGCTAGACTTCTAGGCACGGTGGTCGACAAGTATGTGAAAACCGACGGAACCTACGGTGTGATCAATGTGGATGATGGAAGCGGTGTTATAAGGGTGAAAGTTTGGCGTGAAGATTTGAAAATGATTGAAAACATCAAAGAAGGCGATATCGTGGATGTTATCGGAAGGATAAAGGAAAGAGACGGAGAAGTTTACATCACCCCCGATGTCATAATAAAAGTGACAGATCCAAATTTTGAGATTTTGAGAGAACTCGAAATACTAGAGGAGAGATGGAGATTGCTTAAAAGCGGTAAGAAACCAAACGAAGAGATTTCTTTAAAGGAGAGGATCGTAGAAGTCCTCAGACGGGAAAAGAAGAGAATGGGAGTAGAAGAGATCTCTAAACTTCTAGAAGCACCAATGGACGAAATCGAAAGATTGCTCAGGGAGTTACTGGCGGAAGGGAAGATTGTCGAGAGCGAAGTTGGAAAATTCGAGGTGATCTGA
- a CDS encoding radical SAM protein — MTEYSLVKCRKAISPSRLPGLDYALNPYVGCEHSCAYCYSPAVLRREDYIRNWGNFVFIKENLPSLLEKEIAKIKPGFIGIGTVCDPYQPVEKNAGITRKSLEILKDEKFNLCIQTKSDLVLRDVDLLNRKRDEIGVTITTLDNDLARKIEPRASPPDARAQILEELSHRQVRRWLFLGPVIPGVNDSEESLSAVIEVAKKTGSLVIYDKLNLKRGVEERLSKVLGSSDFLSLLTTNWWEKTARKIERMCKDQGIRCEPAFTHV, encoded by the coding sequence ATGACGGAATACTCGCTTGTGAAATGCCGGAAGGCGATTTCTCCAAGCAGACTTCCTGGCCTCGATTACGCATTGAACCCCTATGTAGGCTGCGAGCATAGTTGTGCTTACTGCTATTCGCCGGCGGTTCTCCGGAGAGAAGATTACATAAGAAATTGGGGAAACTTCGTTTTCATCAAGGAAAACCTACCTAGCCTACTTGAGAAGGAAATAGCGAAAATTAAGCCCGGATTCATCGGCATTGGAACAGTATGTGATCCATACCAGCCGGTGGAGAAAAATGCGGGAATAACGCGGAAATCTCTGGAGATTTTGAAAGACGAAAAGTTCAATCTCTGCATTCAGACGAAGTCGGATCTTGTCCTTAGAGATGTCGATTTGTTGAATAGGAAAAGGGACGAGATAGGGGTGACGATTACCACGCTTGACAATGACTTGGCCAGAAAGATAGAACCGAGGGCGAGTCCACCAGACGCGAGGGCCCAGATTCTTGAAGAGCTTTCCCATCGCCAAGTCAGGAGATGGTTGTTTTTGGGCCCAGTCATCCCGGGAGTGAACGATTCCGAGGAAAGCCTCTCAGCAGTGATCGAAGTTGCAAAGAAAACCGGCAGTCTGGTGATTTACGACAAGCTGAACCTGAAGCGGGGTGTTGAGGAGAGGCTCTCGAAGGTTTTGGGGAGTTCTGATTTTCTGAGCTTGCTTACCACCAACTGGTGGGAAAAGACTGCGAGAAAGATCGAGAGAATGTGCAAAGATCAGGGAATTCGTTGCGAACCTGCTTTCACGCATGTTTAG
- a CDS encoding glucose-6-phosphate isomerase family protein, which produces MRLKFGDVEREASVRKAADMAEVIFDKEWLEKNLDAELYYMFRDLWMDEDRETILRNRLRYDITIIPPRKMGVEFVKTQGHYHPECCPNLTYPEIYEVQEGKAHYLLQRKEKGKIIDVILIEAEAGDKVIIPPNYGHVTINPTDEPLRMANWVSRDFTSLYQEFNLMGGAAYFELIDGRFIKNPKYGEIPELRFGKPSEIPELEIVKGKEMYELIKRPENLAFLNHPEKFLQIFEKCLK; this is translated from the coding sequence ATGAGGCTGAAATTTGGAGACGTCGAACGGGAAGCCTCTGTGAGAAAAGCAGCGGATATGGCAGAAGTCATATTTGACAAAGAGTGGCTCGAGAAAAATTTGGATGCTGAACTCTATTACATGTTTCGTGACCTATGGATGGATGAGGACAGAGAAACTATATTGCGGAATAGGCTCAGATACGATATAACGATCATACCGCCGAGGAAAATGGGCGTGGAGTTTGTCAAAACGCAGGGACATTATCATCCTGAGTGTTGTCCAAACCTCACATATCCGGAAATCTATGAGGTTCAAGAAGGGAAAGCCCATTATCTCCTCCAGAGGAAAGAGAAAGGGAAAATAATCGACGTAATTTTAATCGAGGCGGAAGCCGGAGACAAAGTCATAATACCGCCCAACTATGGCCATGTCACAATAAATCCGACCGACGAACCGCTCAGGATGGCAAACTGGGTCAGCCGCGACTTCACATCACTCTATCAAGAGTTCAACCTTATGGGGGGAGCGGCATACTTCGAGCTCATCGACGGCAGATTCATCAAGAACCCTAAATACGGAGAGATCCCAGAGTTGAGATTTGGAAAACCATCCGAAATTCCGGAACTCGAGATAGTCAAAGGCAAAGAGATGTACGAGCTGATAAAGAGACCAGAAAACCTGGCATTTCTCAATCATCCGGAGAAATTCCTACAGATATTCGAAAAATGTTTGAAATAG
- a CDS encoding shikimate kinase: MTSLSGVGFACASATVVNAMSTGKGAAFGVDLWLEARVKLSSSFRGVKGRVVGMKESPRLIELCVKEVLKKFGADNLGARVITYSDIPVAVGLSSSSAAANAAVLATLMALGEKLEPQEVLEIGVKVAIESGVTVTGAFDDAAASLLACGVITDNEERRILKTFEVDPSLKVAIHIPRGKKLYSGSLRGMDFSSIAEGIEKVHQMALEGEIWTAMTLNGILYASVLKHDLAPTFLALSSGVSAAGLTGKGPATVAIGTPEKIAEVAKKWKSLGGRIIITSPARRWISDEIAGNR; the protein is encoded by the coding sequence ATGACGAGCCTTTCCGGAGTTGGGTTTGCATGCGCATCGGCAACCGTAGTCAACGCGATGAGCACGGGAAAGGGTGCAGCATTTGGCGTGGATCTTTGGCTTGAGGCCAGAGTAAAACTAAGTTCATCTTTCAGAGGTGTGAAAGGAAGAGTAGTTGGAATGAAGGAATCGCCGAGGCTTATTGAGCTTTGTGTCAAAGAAGTTTTGAAAAAATTTGGAGCGGACAATCTTGGAGCTAGAGTTATCACATATTCTGATATTCCCGTTGCGGTTGGACTCTCGAGCAGTAGTGCAGCAGCGAACGCGGCAGTCTTAGCAACCCTGATGGCTCTCGGTGAGAAACTCGAACCGCAGGAAGTTCTTGAAATAGGTGTGAAGGTAGCAATCGAATCAGGAGTGACAGTGACAGGAGCGTTTGATGATGCTGCAGCTTCCTTGCTCGCCTGCGGCGTTATCACCGATAACGAGGAAAGAAGAATTCTTAAAACCTTCGAGGTAGACCCATCGCTAAAAGTAGCCATCCACATTCCGCGGGGAAAGAAGCTTTACAGCGGTTCTTTGCGTGGAATGGATTTTTCCTCAATAGCGGAAGGTATAGAAAAGGTTCATCAAATGGCCTTAGAAGGTGAAATTTGGACGGCAATGACGTTGAATGGAATTCTTTACGCCTCGGTTCTAAAGCACGATCTCGCCCCGACCTTTTTGGCTCTTTCATCGGGAGTTTCAGCCGCCGGTCTAACGGGTAAGGGTCCGGCCACGGTAGCTATAGGTACCCCTGAAAAAATAGCGGAAGTGGCTAAGAAATGGAAGAGTTTGGGAGGGAGAATTATAATAACATCGCCGGCCCGGAGGTGGATTTCGGATGAAATCGCAGGAAATCGCTGA
- a CDS encoding chorismate mutase, with amino-acid sequence MKSQEIADLRKKIDEIDKQILELVKRRTEIAKEIAEIKQKKNLPLTDTARELEIIARAKETAKNLGIDSSFAESLIRLLIAHSWEKERERLEPPEVWRILEKKFKDYPAQFKVVRLMLRYGLRVNENGEICCGPMKVPAVQIAKEVGVDRRVVEQVAERILSDDMLRKIFSALEPVAYLRGAAKAMGMGVLEIIPEDATRPGIVRDVAEKIAKFGMSIRQVVADDPKLTPQPKLTIITDQPLRAEVLEALRELPYIRSVIIY; translated from the coding sequence ATGAAATCGCAGGAAATCGCTGATCTCAGAAAAAAGATCGATGAAATAGACAAGCAGATCCTAGAGCTTGTGAAACGGAGGACCGAAATAGCAAAGGAGATTGCGGAAATAAAACAAAAGAAAAACTTACCTCTGACTGACACGGCGCGTGAGCTTGAGATAATCGCAAGGGCGAAAGAAACCGCAAAAAACCTCGGAATTGACTCGAGCTTCGCCGAAAGCCTGATCAGGCTTTTGATCGCCCACAGCTGGGAAAAAGAAAGAGAAAGACTCGAACCACCGGAGGTTTGGAGGATATTAGAAAAGAAATTTAAAGACTATCCAGCACAATTCAAAGTCGTAAGGCTGATGTTGCGATATGGACTCAGGGTAAACGAGAATGGAGAGATTTGTTGTGGGCCAATGAAAGTCCCAGCAGTCCAGATAGCCAAAGAAGTCGGGGTGGACAGGCGCGTTGTCGAACAGGTTGCAGAGAGGATACTTTCTGACGATATGTTAAGAAAAATCTTTTCTGCCCTTGAACCTGTGGCTTATCTGCGCGGAGCAGCGAAGGCGATGGGCATGGGGGTTTTAGAGATAATCCCGGAGGATGCTACTAGGCCCGGCATCGTCAGGGATGTGGCCGAAAAAATCGCGAAATTTGGTATGAGCATAAGGCAAGTCGTAGCCGATGATCCCAAACTTACTCCCCAGCCCAAGTTGACGATAATCACAGACCAACCTCTGCGTGCTGAAGTTTTGGAAGCCCTGCGGGAGCTTCCATACATAAGAAGCGTGATCATTTACTGA
- a CDS encoding TrkA C-terminal domain-containing protein, translating into MDESYPPNVKDLLVEMKDLSDLMVDLAFAALVLEDRDLAKQLSQLEEKMNLLMYQIRGVAAVVTRKLDEAKHITGILQVAGAAEEIANAVESIADFILRGMEIHPVVFEAIEGADEKIAVLEIKEDSPVVNRKIGELSLPPTRGAWPLALKRGDEWIIPPTKETELRSGDVLICKGSEESLKIIGQLACLKLCCRESKSELKEIRKALAKMRDLVAIMVDMAYSSILFGSREIAQEVREMEIDFDKLDYKIRHEVLKAARKERNLEKLNSILELLRYIARISDAADSIADVALRFEEIHPVFREAFAESQESIGRISVKENSAFANKTLEKLKLWEVMGVYVFMIRRGSRLIVEPPSRFRIKAGDILFVRGMKKEVDKVLEVAEYASSMVQKS; encoded by the coding sequence GTGGACGAAAGCTATCCTCCCAATGTAAAGGACCTGCTTGTGGAGATGAAGGACCTCTCCGATCTTATGGTTGACTTGGCTTTTGCAGCCTTAGTTTTGGAAGATAGAGATCTAGCCAAGCAATTGAGCCAGCTGGAAGAAAAAATGAACCTTCTGATGTATCAGATAAGAGGAGTGGCGGCTGTTGTAACGAGAAAGCTGGACGAGGCAAAACACATAACAGGAATTCTGCAAGTTGCTGGAGCCGCAGAAGAAATCGCAAATGCCGTCGAAAGCATAGCGGATTTCATTCTCAGAGGGATGGAAATTCATCCCGTAGTTTTTGAGGCAATTGAAGGGGCGGACGAGAAAATTGCGGTTCTCGAAATAAAAGAGGATTCTCCAGTGGTCAACAGAAAAATAGGAGAGCTTTCGCTTCCGCCTACGCGGGGCGCTTGGCCTCTAGCTCTGAAAAGAGGAGACGAATGGATCATTCCGCCTACAAAGGAAACCGAACTCAGAAGTGGAGATGTTCTTATCTGTAAAGGCTCAGAAGAAAGCCTCAAAATTATCGGACAACTTGCCTGTCTCAAGCTTTGCTGTAGGGAAAGTAAGAGTGAATTGAAGGAGATAAGGAAAGCTCTAGCAAAAATGAGAGATTTGGTCGCGATAATGGTTGACATGGCATATTCATCGATCCTCTTCGGATCCAGGGAGATTGCACAAGAAGTCAGAGAAATGGAAATTGATTTCGACAAGTTGGACTATAAAATCAGACATGAAGTTCTGAAAGCTGCAAGGAAGGAGAGAAATCTCGAGAAGCTGAACAGCATATTGGAGCTGTTGAGATATATTGCGAGAATTTCGGACGCTGCGGATAGCATCGCCGACGTGGCGCTCAGATTCGAAGAAATTCATCCAGTCTTCAGAGAAGCTTTTGCAGAGTCACAGGAGAGTATAGGAAGAATTTCCGTCAAAGAAAATTCCGCCTTCGCAAACAAAACACTTGAAAAACTCAAACTCTGGGAGGTCATGGGCGTCTATGTGTTCATGATCAGAAGGGGGAGCAGACTTATCGTGGAACCACCTTCTAGGTTCAGAATAAAGGCTGGGGACATTCTTTTCGTCCGGGGTATGAAAAAAGAAGTCGATAAAGTGCTGGAGGTAGCAGAATATGCGAGCAGTATGGTGCAAAAATCTTGA
- the cgi121 gene encoding KEOPS complex subunit Cgi121 yields the protein MKIHMKEIKVFPIGRKFVAIMSGHLLSPVESLMNQLSDVRSGAVVQALDADSVAGISHVLHAIYLALSGWERGKRFTRRLELEILCYAAADHQISEAIAKVGISSRTKRVVVVSLAESREGALEAIAKISRQVKIRIDFEILKMNPSKQKRLRNLFKISKEEMKAASIEELIMEKIASLSLL from the coding sequence ATGAAAATTCACATGAAGGAGATTAAAGTCTTCCCTATTGGACGGAAATTCGTGGCGATAATGTCTGGTCATCTGCTTTCACCAGTTGAGTCTCTTATGAATCAACTTTCCGATGTGAGGTCAGGTGCTGTAGTTCAGGCTCTAGACGCGGATTCGGTGGCCGGCATCTCGCACGTTCTTCATGCCATATATCTGGCGCTTTCTGGATGGGAGAGAGGGAAAAGATTCACAAGGAGGCTCGAGCTTGAAATTCTTTGCTATGCGGCGGCGGACCATCAAATCTCTGAAGCGATCGCTAAAGTTGGAATATCATCAAGAACGAAACGTGTTGTTGTCGTCTCTTTGGCTGAAAGCAGGGAGGGCGCCCTAGAGGCGATTGCTAAGATATCGAGACAAGTAAAGATACGAATAGATTTCGAAATTCTGAAGATGAATCCATCCAAGCAAAAAAGACTTAGAAATCTTTTCAAAATTTCAAAAGAGGAGATGAAAGCGGCCAGTATAGAAGAGCTGATTATGGAGAAAATCGCTTCACTTTCTCTCCTTTAA
- the aroC gene encoding chorismate synthase: MFRVTTWGESHGRAVGVVVDGVPAGLPLSEEDIQKELDRRRPGTSEVVSPRVERDRVEILSGVFQGKTIGTPISMLVWNEDVDSAPYEEIKTKPRPGHADLTYWLKFRHVDYRGGGRASARETVGRVAAGAIAKKLLSLKGVKILGHTVEAAGISVRRQPTLEEIMENVEKNPMRCADLEVGKEMMEAVLAAAKRGDSTGGIVEIIAINVPPGLGEPVFDKLDAEIAHAMMSIGAVKAVEIGEGKNFARMFGSEANDPIFVKDGKIVTLTNKAGGILGGISTGMPIVVRLTVKPPASIALPQRTVDLETLEETEIRLKGRFDPNLCPRVIPVAEAMMAIVIVDHMMRVGEITPVRLEL, encoded by the coding sequence ATTTTTAGAGTAACAACTTGGGGGGAAAGCCACGGTAGGGCTGTAGGAGTTGTTGTGGACGGTGTGCCTGCAGGTCTCCCTCTCTCGGAGGAGGATATCCAGAAAGAGCTTGACAGGAGGCGCCCAGGCACCTCCGAAGTGGTGAGCCCAAGAGTGGAGAGAGACAGAGTGGAGATTCTCTCAGGAGTTTTCCAGGGCAAGACGATAGGCACGCCGATCTCTATGCTCGTTTGGAACGAAGATGTGGATTCGGCTCCATATGAAGAAATAAAAACGAAACCGAGGCCCGGGCATGCAGATCTCACTTACTGGTTGAAGTTCAGACACGTTGATTATCGCGGAGGTGGTAGGGCTTCTGCTAGGGAGACCGTTGGTAGGGTCGCAGCCGGAGCAATCGCAAAAAAGCTTCTTTCCCTCAAAGGTGTAAAGATCTTGGGCCATACGGTGGAGGCGGCAGGGATTTCTGTCAGAAGGCAACCAACTCTCGAGGAAATAATGGAAAACGTTGAGAAGAATCCGATGAGGTGTGCCGACTTGGAGGTCGGGAAAGAGATGATGGAAGCAGTATTGGCCGCTGCAAAGAGAGGGGATAGCACGGGTGGGATAGTCGAGATAATTGCGATCAACGTTCCACCCGGACTCGGCGAACCGGTCTTCGACAAGCTTGACGCTGAAATAGCTCACGCCATGATGTCGATAGGTGCCGTCAAAGCTGTGGAGATTGGTGAAGGAAAGAACTTTGCAAGAATGTTTGGCTCGGAAGCTAACGATCCGATCTTCGTGAAGGATGGAAAGATAGTGACGCTCACAAACAAGGCTGGGGGAATTCTTGGTGGAATTTCGACTGGTATGCCTATAGTTGTCAGGCTGACAGTAAAGCCTCCAGCCTCGATCGCTTTACCACAACGAACAGTAGATCTGGAAACTTTGGAGGAAACGGAAATCAGGCTGAAGGGTAGGTTCGATCCAAATCTTTGTCCCCGTGTGATTCCCGTGGCAGAGGCGATGATGGCGATAGTCATAGTAGATCATATGATGAGAGTTGGAGAGATAACTCCTGTCAGGCTGGAGCTATGA
- a CDS encoding DUF424 family protein — MPLLRVIRVREETIVVVCDAELLGKKFRKGKIKLEIKESFYRGREASMEECIEAIKEATIANLIGSIVDRAIEEKLVDPKCVLKFGKVKHAQIVKV, encoded by the coding sequence TTGCCTCTGCTTCGAGTCATCAGGGTGCGTGAGGAAACAATCGTGGTGGTCTGTGACGCTGAGCTACTTGGGAAAAAATTCAGAAAAGGAAAGATTAAACTCGAAATCAAGGAATCGTTTTATCGCGGACGAGAAGCCAGCATGGAGGAATGCATAGAAGCGATAAAGGAGGCCACCATCGCAAATTTAATCGGATCAATAGTCGACCGAGCAATAGAGGAAAAACTCGTTGACCCCAAGTGTGTTCTGAAGTTCGGCAAGGTAAAGCATGCACAAATAGTCAAGGTCTAA
- a CDS encoding translation initiation factor IF-2 subunit beta encodes MMESYEELLERALQQTPKIVRETSRFQIPTAEVTTAGSLTYVKNVKSIASSLNREPEHLSRYLLKELAAAGAYKDGILVLHGKFSQEAIQSRIEQYTKEFVICRECGKPDTRIEKMGKIPVLRCEACGARNPLRSV; translated from the coding sequence ATGATGGAAAGCTATGAAGAGCTTCTGGAGAGAGCTCTGCAGCAGACACCAAAAATCGTGCGTGAAACTTCAAGATTTCAGATACCTACCGCAGAAGTAACTACGGCTGGAAGTCTGACATATGTTAAAAACGTCAAGTCAATCGCCTCTTCGCTCAACAGAGAGCCGGAGCATCTTTCCCGATACTTGCTTAAGGAACTGGCAGCGGCGGGAGCTTACAAAGATGGCATCCTGGTTCTCCACGGGAAATTCTCGCAAGAGGCAATACAGTCTAGGATAGAGCAATACACGAAGGAATTCGTAATCTGCAGAGAGTGCGGAAAACCGGATACGCGGATAGAAAAAATGGGAAAGATTCCGGTTCTCCGATGTGAGGCCTGTGGGGCGAGAAATCCGCTGAGGAGTGTCTGA